Proteins from a genomic interval of Sulfurimonas sp. HSL3-2:
- the cysE gene encoding serine O-acetyltransferase, with translation MGLFSEIKEDFTNAYKNDPALTSYINFLFNYPGVWAIAWYRLSNRLCRKGFKKTARMIMGLNQIVTNIDIHPCATIGKRVFIDHGFGVVIGETTIIEDDVLIYQGVTLGGVSLEPGKRHPTIRNNVVIGAGAKVLGNITVGEHSKIGANSVVVRNVPACSTAIGIPAHTIEKGRCKDPFMHNMLPDINKEMFEYLLKRVAILEHIIMEDDKNLLEKDIELEKIYESFIKSMKN, from the coding sequence TTGGGACTATTTAGTGAAATAAAAGAGGATTTTACAAACGCGTATAAAAACGACCCGGCTCTTACCTCATACATAAATTTTTTATTTAATTATCCGGGTGTTTGGGCTATTGCATGGTATAGGTTATCAAACAGATTATGTAGAAAAGGGTTTAAAAAGACCGCACGTATGATCATGGGTCTTAACCAGATAGTGACAAACATAGATATTCATCCATGTGCGACTATCGGTAAACGTGTCTTTATTGACCACGGTTTCGGTGTTGTTATCGGTGAGACTACGATCATCGAAGACGACGTACTTATCTATCAGGGTGTAACACTCGGCGGAGTCAGCTTGGAACCGGGAAAACGCCATCCGACGATAAGAAATAATGTCGTTATCGGTGCTGGTGCAAAAGTCCTCGGAAACATCACTGTCGGTGAGCACTCAAAGATCGGTGCGAACTCTGTAGTCGTAAGAAACGTCCCTGCTTGCTCTACTGCTATCGGTATTCCAGCTCATACGATAGAAAAAGGCCGTTGTAAAGACCCTTTTATGCACAATATGCTTCCTGACATCAATAAAGAGATGTTTGAATACCTTCTCAAACGTGTCGCGATACTTGAACACATCATCATGGAAGATGATAAAAACCTCTTAGAAAAAGATATAGAACTAGAAAAGATCTACGAGTCCTTTATCAAGTCTATGAAAAACTAA
- the lpxD gene encoding UDP-3-O-(3-hydroxymyristoyl)glucosamine N-acyltransferase, whose protein sequence is MDIKEIAKIIGIEYNGTSFEVTGVNTLKDATSSQISFVTNSKYLKDIEESKAGAIIVNTATAPSVPDSTIALVVDEPYLMMAKVTKYFAPGIEDEDAPKAVIGEGSKVSPKAEIANGAIVGKNCTIMANVYIGSNCVIGDNTILYPSVVVYRDCRIGSDCIIHANTTIGSDGFGFATNKMGQHTKIYQNGNVVVEDDVEIGSSTTIDRAAFGTTLIKQGVRIDNLVQVGHNCEIGEYSVLVSQTGVAGSSKLGRNVVMGGQSATSGHLEIAPFTTLAARSGVTKSIKESGKTFAGFPLMDHKMWLKLQGKLARLIK, encoded by the coding sequence ATGGATATAAAAGAGATAGCAAAAATTATAGGTATCGAGTATAATGGAACATCTTTTGAGGTTACAGGTGTAAATACTTTAAAAGATGCGACCTCTTCACAAATATCGTTCGTGACAAATTCAAAGTATCTAAAAGATATCGAAGAGTCAAAAGCAGGTGCGATCATAGTAAACACTGCAACAGCTCCGAGTGTACCGGATTCTACCATAGCTTTAGTCGTAGATGAGCCGTATCTGATGATGGCAAAAGTGACTAAATATTTTGCACCGGGTATCGAAGATGAAGATGCACCAAAAGCCGTAATAGGCGAGGGCTCTAAAGTCTCTCCTAAGGCTGAGATAGCAAATGGTGCAATTGTGGGTAAAAATTGTACTATTATGGCAAATGTCTATATCGGAAGCAACTGTGTGATCGGTGATAATACGATACTCTATCCGAGCGTGGTCGTGTACCGTGACTGCCGTATCGGAAGTGACTGTATCATCCATGCAAATACGACGATCGGAAGTGACGGTTTCGGATTTGCGACAAACAAGATGGGACAACATACGAAGATATACCAAAACGGAAACGTAGTTGTTGAAGACGATGTCGAGATAGGCAGTTCTACTACCATAGACAGAGCTGCTTTTGGAACGACGCTTATAAAGCAAGGCGTACGTATAGACAACCTTGTGCAAGTAGGTCATAACTGCGAGATCGGCGAATACAGCGTATTGGTATCTCAAACAGGAGTGGCAGGCTCGTCAAAACTCGGACGCAATGTCGTTATGGGCGGACAGAGTGCTACTTCAGGGCATTTAGAGATTGCACCGTTTACCACATTAGCTGCAAGAAGCGGCGTTACAAAGTCTATAAAAGAGAGCGGAAAGACATTTGCAGGATTTCCGTTAATGGATCATAAGATGTGGTTGAAACTTCAAGGAAAATTGGCTAGACTTATAAAGTAA
- the coaD gene encoding pantetheine-phosphate adenylyltransferase, whose product MHKIALYPGTFDPITNGHFDIIERGLRLFDEVIVAVADSKEKKPMFTLEERIIMTKEATKHLERVSVVGFDNLTVELAKSLDATVLIRGLRAVSDFEFELQLGYLNNSLDKNIETVYLMPKLQHAFISSSIVRNLLKFNGKTDHLLPKEVQNIIGSMTSCTLQ is encoded by the coding sequence ATGCATAAAATAGCACTATATCCAGGGACATTCGACCCTATAACAAACGGACATTTCGACATTATCGAAAGAGGATTAAGACTTTTTGATGAGGTAATCGTTGCCGTAGCGGACTCAAAAGAGAAAAAACCTATGTTTACTCTTGAAGAGCGGATAATAATGACAAAAGAGGCTACAAAACATCTCGAAAGAGTAAGTGTTGTAGGATTTGACAACCTGACAGTGGAGCTGGCTAAAAGTCTGGATGCTACAGTCCTTATCCGAGGACTAAGAGCCGTCAGTGACTTTGAGTTCGAGCTTCAACTCGGATACTTGAACAACTCTTTGGATAAAAACATAGAGACTGTCTATCTTATGCCGAAGCTGCAGCACGCTTTTATCAGTTCTTCCATCGTCAGGAACCTTTTAAAGTTTAACGGTAAGACTGACCATCTGCTTCCAAAAGAGGTACAAAACATCATAGGGAGTATGACTTCATGTACATTGCAATAG
- the hisS gene encoding histidine--tRNA ligase: MIQSLRGMNDIIESERFEYFLAVATKVAKNYGFNYMETPLLEETALFKRSVGESSDIVGKEMYQFTDKGDNDVCLRPEGTAGVVRAFIQNKFDKAGGTYKFFYHGPMFRYERPQKGRLREFHQFGVESFGEDSVYEDATMIMMIADILNELGIGYRLKLNSLGDSSCMPQYRDGLVSFLDEHHDEICEDCVRRKGTNPIRVLDCKNEGCQVLYINAPKLINSLCASCNDDFEKLKSILISNNINFEVDTHLVRGLDYYSKTAFEFVSDNIGAQSAIAGGGRYDRLVEFLDGKATPAVGFAIGIERLLELIQMPETKREGYYFGAMDDNAVELVISLAQAKRKTDKATVLYKARNLKAHLKNADKANARFCAIIGENELKESKIWIKDLEEKTEQVISISEI; the protein is encoded by the coding sequence ATGATACAATCACTTAGAGGAATGAACGACATAATAGAATCAGAAAGATTCGAATATTTTTTAGCAGTCGCGACAAAGGTGGCAAAGAATTATGGATTTAACTATATGGAAACACCTCTGCTTGAAGAAACTGCCCTATTTAAACGTTCTGTCGGTGAATCAAGCGATATTGTCGGTAAAGAGATGTATCAATTTACAGACAAAGGCGACAACGACGTATGTCTTCGACCAGAGGGAACTGCCGGAGTCGTACGTGCATTCATTCAAAACAAATTTGACAAAGCGGGCGGGACATACAAATTTTTCTATCACGGCCCGATGTTTCGTTATGAGCGTCCTCAAAAAGGCCGTCTAAGAGAGTTCCACCAGTTTGGCGTAGAGAGTTTCGGTGAAGACAGTGTATATGAAGATGCTACGATGATCATGATGATAGCGGACATCTTAAACGAACTTGGAATCGGCTACAGACTAAAACTGAACTCTTTGGGAGACAGCAGCTGTATGCCTCAGTATCGTGACGGCTTAGTGTCATTTTTAGATGAACACCATGATGAGATATGTGAGGATTGTGTCAGAAGAAAAGGGACGAATCCTATACGCGTCTTAGACTGTAAAAACGAAGGATGTCAGGTATTGTATATCAATGCACCAAAACTCATAAACAGCCTATGTGCTTCATGTAATGATGATTTTGAAAAGCTAAAAAGCATATTGATATCAAATAATATAAACTTTGAAGTAGACACTCACCTGGTACGTGGACTTGACTACTACTCTAAAACGGCATTTGAGTTCGTCAGTGATAATATCGGTGCACAAAGTGCCATTGCAGGCGGTGGAAGATACGACAGACTTGTAGAGTTTTTAGACGGAAAGGCTACTCCTGCAGTAGGTTTTGCGATAGGGATTGAAAGACTGTTAGAGCTTATTCAGATGCCCGAAACTAAACGTGAAGGTTATTACTTCGGTGCAATGGACGATAATGCAGTGGAGCTTGTCATCTCTTTAGCACAGGCAAAAAGAAAAACAGATAAAGCCACAGTCCTATACAAAGCTAGGAATTTAAAGGCTCACCTTAAAAATGCAGATAAAGCAAATGCAAGATTTTGTGCGATTATTGGTGAAAACGAGCTAAAAGAGAGTAAAATCTGGATAAAAGATTTAGAAGAAAAAACTGAACAAGTTATTTCAATTTCGGAGATATGA
- a CDS encoding acetolactate synthase large subunit, giving the protein MQISGAQMVIEALIAEEVDTIFGYPGGAIMNVYDEIYKQNSFKHILTRHEQAAVHAAEGYSKASGKVGVAMITSGPGFTNAVTGLADAYMDSIPLVVISGQVPMSLIGTDAFQEIDAVGISRSCTKHNYLVTDAADLPRVLKEAFYIARTGRPGPVHVDIPKDVTAQIAKFDYSKEVDIETYKPTTKGNTRQIKKAVEAIRDAKRPLFYLGGGIINSNASEEVRKLVKITGIPAVETFMARGTLSVEDPLLISMLGMHGSYAANMAMSETDLVIALGARFDDRVTGKLSEFAKNAQVIHVDIDPASISKLVTADFPIVGDVKHVVKSMLEVAKTTIDKERYTPWLETIENFNKLHPLSYKEDSEDIKPQWVIQRVGELLGDKANISTDVGQHQMWTAQFYPFTRARQFISSGGLGTMGFGFPAAIGVKAADPKRVSINFTGDGSILMNVQELMTAVEQKLPVINIILNNNYLGMVRQWQTLFYNKRHSETDLSLQPDFVKLSEAFGGIGYRVSTKEEFDAALKDAVEKNVVAFIDVKVHRLENVMPMVPAGGSLFNMMLEYKEK; this is encoded by the coding sequence ATGCAGATTAGTGGCGCACAGATGGTCATTGAAGCATTGATCGCTGAAGAAGTTGATACAATATTTGGTTATCCAGGTGGCGCGATCATGAACGTCTATGATGAGATATACAAACAAAACTCTTTTAAACATATTTTGACTCGTCATGAACAAGCTGCTGTACATGCGGCAGAAGGCTATTCAAAGGCTAGCGGTAAAGTCGGCGTAGCTATGATTACAAGTGGACCGGGATTTACTAATGCTGTCACAGGTCTGGCAGATGCATATATGGACTCTATTCCTTTAGTCGTTATAAGCGGGCAGGTTCCTATGAGCCTTATCGGTACGGATGCGTTTCAAGAGATAGATGCGGTCGGAATTAGCCGTTCTTGTACAAAACACAACTATCTGGTAACCGATGCGGCGGATCTTCCTCGTGTCCTAAAAGAAGCTTTTTACATTGCTCGTACAGGTCGTCCGGGTCCTGTTCATGTTGATATCCCAAAAGATGTCACGGCACAGATCGCAAAATTCGACTACTCTAAAGAGGTCGATATTGAGACATATAAACCGACGACTAAGGGTAATACTCGTCAGATAAAAAAAGCTGTCGAAGCGATAAGAGATGCGAAACGCCCTCTATTTTACTTAGGCGGCGGTATCATCAACTCAAATGCTTCTGAAGAGGTAAGAAAACTGGTCAAGATTACCGGTATTCCTGCTGTTGAGACATTTATGGCTCGCGGGACATTAAGTGTGGAAGATCCACTTTTGATCTCTATGCTGGGTATGCATGGAAGTTACGCGGCAAATATGGCTATGAGCGAGACAGATCTTGTTATCGCATTAGGTGCAAGATTCGATGACCGTGTTACGGGAAAACTTAGCGAGTTTGCAAAAAATGCACAGGTCATCCACGTAGATATCGATCCGGCAAGTATCTCGAAGCTTGTGACTGCTGATTTTCCGATAGTCGGAGATGTGAAACATGTTGTTAAGAGTATGCTTGAAGTCGCTAAGACGACTATTGATAAAGAGCGTTATACTCCTTGGTTAGAGACTATTGAGAACTTTAATAAGCTTCATCCGCTTTCATATAAAGAGGACAGTGAAGATATCAAACCTCAATGGGTCATCCAGAGAGTCGGTGAGTTACTTGGCGATAAAGCAAATATCTCTACTGACGTTGGACAGCATCAGATGTGGACGGCACAGTTCTATCCGTTTACTCGTGCACGCCAGTTTATCAGTTCAGGCGGACTTGGGACGATGGGATTTGGTTTCCCTGCGGCCATCGGCGTAAAAGCAGCTGATCCCAAACGTGTAAGTATAAACTTCACGGGTGACGGTTCGATTTTGATGAACGTTCAGGAGCTGATGACTGCAGTCGAGCAAAAACTGCCGGTTATCAACATCATCCTAAACAACAACTATTTAGGAATGGTTCGTCAGTGGCAGACACTTTTTTACAACAAACGCCACTCAGAGACAGACCTCTCTTTACAGCCAGACTTTGTAAAGCTTTCTGAAGCTTTTGGCGGGATAGGGTACAGAGTAAGTACTAAAGAGGAGTTCGATGCGGCATTAAAAGACGCTGTAGAGAAAAACGTAGTCGCTTTTATCGATGTAAAAGTACACAGACTAGAAAACGTTATGCCGATGGTACCGGCCGGCGGATCGCTATTTAATATGATGTTAGAGTATAAGGAGAAGTAA
- the ilvN gene encoding acetolactate synthase small subunit: MEAAERRVISVIVINEASVLSRITDLFSGRGYNITSLTVAPIPESRYSRLTIVTSGSVRVIEQITKQLHKLIPVLKVIEHADLVEKEMALVKFPITENISDISALCEAYNGNIVNVSEDVIITMVADEPKRVDYFLSAIKRFHPKEIVRSGAVALER, encoded by the coding sequence ATGGAAGCAGCAGAAAGACGTGTAATTTCGGTTATCGTAATTAACGAAGCTAGCGTGCTATCTCGTATTACTGACCTTTTCTCGGGACGTGGTTACAATATCACATCACTTACGGTAGCACCGATACCTGAAAGTAGATATTCTCGTCTTACGATAGTCACATCTGGTTCAGTCCGTGTGATAGAGCAGATCACAAAACAGCTTCATAAGCTGATACCGGTTTTAAAAGTTATCGAACATGCTGATCTGGTAGAAAAAGAGATGGCGCTCGTTAAATTTCCTATCACTGAAAATATTAGTGATATATCTGCTCTTTGTGAGGCATATAACGGAAATATCGTTAATGTCAGCGAAGATGTGATCATAACGATGGTCGCAGATGAACCAAAAAGAGTCGATTACTTTTTATCGGCAATAAAGCGTTTCCATCCGAAAGAGATAGTTAGAAGCGGTGCAGTCGCACTAGAGCGTTAA
- the lpxD gene encoding UDP-3-O-(3-hydroxymyristoyl)glucosamine N-acyltransferase encodes MLLSSIAEALTCKHVGADVEITSMNNLSNATSGQLSFAEHKKYASELQNSKASAFLIPSSLVDSIPANSSYIICENVSISMALATKLFAPKKIDFNTPDPVMGEGTYIDIRANVENGAVIGKNCTIMAGVYLGSHVHVGDNTTIYPNAVIYRDCKIGSDCIIHAGTVIGADGFGFSHTAMGEHIKIYQNGNVVIEDDVEIGANCAIDRAVFGSTVIKKGVKLDNFIHIGHNCEIGEYSLFVAQSGVGGSTKLGRNCVVSGQSAFTDHLEIAPFSTFTARSGITKSIKEPKGVWSGYPLMPHKEWMRLQSKIAKLIKE; translated from the coding sequence ATGTTGTTATCTAGCATAGCAGAGGCTCTTACATGTAAACATGTAGGAGCAGATGTCGAGATAACATCTATGAATAACCTTTCAAATGCAACAAGCGGACAGCTGAGTTTTGCAGAGCATAAAAAATATGCATCAGAACTGCAAAACTCCAAAGCATCCGCATTTTTAATACCTTCAAGCCTAGTCGACAGTATTCCAGCAAACTCCTCATATATCATCTGTGAGAATGTCTCTATATCTATGGCACTTGCTACAAAACTCTTTGCTCCAAAAAAGATAGATTTTAACACACCTGATCCGGTCATGGGTGAGGGCACATATATCGATATAAGAGCAAATGTAGAAAACGGTGCTGTCATAGGGAAGAACTGTACGATAATGGCAGGTGTTTATCTAGGTTCACACGTCCATGTAGGAGACAACACGACTATCTATCCAAATGCCGTCATATATCGTGACTGTAAAATAGGAAGTGATTGTATTATCCATGCCGGAACTGTTATAGGCGCCGATGGATTTGGATTTTCTCATACAGCAATGGGTGAGCATATCAAGATTTACCAAAATGGAAATGTCGTGATAGAAGATGATGTGGAGATCGGTGCGAACTGCGCCATAGACAGAGCGGTATTTGGCTCTACTGTCATCAAAAAAGGTGTTAAACTGGATAACTTTATCCATATCGGTCATAACTGTGAGATAGGTGAATACAGTCTTTTCGTCGCACAGTCCGGAGTAGGCGGTTCTACAAAGCTTGGACGTAACTGTGTAGTAAGCGGACAGAGCGCATTCACGGATCATCTGGAAATAGCACCTTTTTCGACGTTTACTGCAAGAAGCGGAATAACAAAGTCTATAAAAGAGCCTAAAGGTGTTTGGAGCGGATATCCTCTTATGCCTCACAAAGAGTGGATGAGACTTCAAAGCAAAATCGCAAAACTTATAAAAGAGTAA
- the tmk gene encoding dTMP kinase gives MYIAIEGIDTAGKSTQIKALSEKYPDAIITKEPGATRLGTKLREIVLFSEIKSPVAELLIFLADRAEHIAEVVEPNLDKRIISDRSVISGIAYADVVGHFEIDRLVELNRFTCNGVFPKKAVVLKLSRDELTYRLSQKEHDKIEKRGIDYLLEIQDSLIKAAKALGVELLEIDASLDINEITNKIINFIEEKK, from the coding sequence ATGTACATTGCAATAGAGGGTATCGATACTGCCGGAAAAAGTACTCAGATAAAAGCATTGAGCGAGAAGTATCCTGATGCGATTATCACCAAAGAACCGGGTGCGACAAGACTTGGGACAAAGCTAAGAGAGATAGTACTGTTTTCTGAGATAAAAAGTCCTGTAGCGGAGCTTTTGATCTTTTTAGCTGACCGAGCTGAGCACATTGCAGAGGTCGTAGAACCAAATCTAGACAAAAGAATCATAAGCGACAGAAGCGTAATATCGGGCATCGCTTATGCCGATGTTGTCGGACATTTTGAAATAGACAGACTTGTAGAGCTTAATCGCTTTACATGTAACGGTGTCTTTCCAAAGAAAGCGGTCGTGTTAAAACTCTCACGCGATGAACTGACTTACCGTCTGTCTCAAAAAGAGCATGACAAGATAGAAAAACGCGGTATAGATTATCTGCTTGAGATACAAGACTCGCTAATAAAAGCGGCTAAAGCACTGGGTGTAGAACTTCTAGAGATCGATGCATCTTTGGATATTAACGAGATCACAAACAAAATCATAAATTTTATAGAGGAAAAAAAGTAA
- the speA gene encoding biosynthetic arginine decarboxylase, whose translation MRNYGIDIWGNENFIVKDGKVCINHGSKPSIIDITQKVRASGLRGPLILRFEHLIKKQIDTLFNSFSNAIAENNYNGNFNAVFPLKVNQFPNVVEAITKNGSDRGYGLEAGSKAELFLAMSYTPLGYPITVNGFKDTELIELGFIAAHSGHNITITIEGLGELETILDVAASCNLKMPNIGIRLRLHSSGSGTWAKSGGMDAKFGLTSTEILEAMQLLRDSDKMAHFKMLHFHIGSQMSDISPLKRALREAGNIYAELKKMGAEALDSINIGGGLAVEYSQHKDESAKNYSIEEFANDVVFLLREVSNSKSVEHPNIYTESGRFIVASHAVLVTPVLELFTQDYQMKHIKFKEVNPPLIEELKELHELLNPKSAMEYIHDALDHIESLLTLFDLGYIDLQDRSNAEILAHNIIKKALYIAQESPTQEIKRLQERLQERYLINSSIFQSLPDYWGLGQSFPVMPLDRLDQKAIRPASLWDITCDSDGEIGFDPKKPLYLHDVDLDNEEYFLGFFNVGAYQETLGMNHNLFSHPSECSVEITKDGFILNNIEDSISVMDILDDMGYNARELLIKLKTNLLQSNFITEEEKNDTLQKLEIYMYQNGYLRTTK comes from the coding sequence ATGAGAAACTATGGTATTGATATCTGGGGTAATGAGAATTTTATAGTCAAAGACGGAAAAGTATGTATCAATCACGGTTCAAAGCCGTCTATAATCGATATCACACAAAAAGTCAGAGCATCCGGTCTTAGAGGGCCTTTGATACTGCGCTTTGAACATCTGATAAAAAAGCAGATAGACACGCTGTTCAACTCTTTTTCCAATGCTATCGCTGAAAATAACTACAACGGAAATTTCAATGCCGTATTTCCTCTTAAAGTAAACCAGTTCCCAAATGTAGTCGAAGCGATTACAAAAAATGGAAGTGATAGAGGATACGGACTTGAAGCAGGCTCAAAAGCTGAACTTTTCTTGGCAATGAGTTACACACCTCTTGGCTATCCGATAACCGTAAACGGGTTTAAAGACACGGAACTTATCGAACTTGGCTTTATAGCAGCACACAGCGGGCATAACATTACTATTACCATAGAGGGATTAGGCGAACTTGAGACCATTTTAGATGTTGCGGCGTCATGTAATCTTAAGATGCCAAATATAGGTATCCGTCTGCGCCTTCACTCTTCTGGAAGCGGGACTTGGGCAAAAAGCGGCGGTATGGATGCAAAATTCGGACTGACATCTACTGAGATACTTGAAGCGATGCAGCTTCTACGTGATTCTGACAAGATGGCACACTTTAAGATGCTTCACTTTCATATCGGCTCTCAAATGTCTGATATCTCTCCTTTAAAAAGAGCATTAAGAGAAGCCGGGAATATCTATGCAGAGCTTAAAAAGATGGGTGCAGAAGCACTTGACAGCATCAATATCGGTGGTGGTCTTGCAGTTGAATACTCACAACACAAAGACGAATCTGCAAAAAACTACTCTATAGAGGAGTTTGCAAACGATGTTGTCTTCCTTCTTCGTGAAGTAAGTAACTCAAAATCAGTCGAGCATCCGAACATCTATACGGAATCCGGTCGTTTTATCGTGGCTTCGCATGCAGTCTTGGTCACTCCTGTCTTGGAACTGTTCACGCAGGACTATCAGATGAAGCATATCAAGTTTAAAGAGGTAAATCCTCCTCTTATAGAAGAGTTAAAAGAGCTGCATGAGCTTTTAAACCCTAAGAGCGCTATGGAGTATATCCATGATGCCCTTGACCATATCGAATCGCTTTTAACACTGTTCGATCTTGGATATATAGATCTACAAGACAGATCAAATGCAGAGATATTAGCGCACAATATCATCAAAAAAGCGCTTTATATCGCACAAGAAAGCCCTACTCAAGAGATAAAAAGGCTGCAAGAGAGACTACAGGAAAGATATCTGATCAACAGTTCGATATTTCAAAGTCTTCCTGATTACTGGGGTCTTGGTCAGAGCTTTCCGGTAATGCCTTTAGACAGACTGGATCAAAAAGCGATCCGTCCTGCGTCTCTTTGGGATATCACATGTGACAGTGACGGCGAGATAGGTTTTGATCCTAAAAAACCTCTTTACCTGCATGATGTAGATCTTGATAATGAAGAGTATTTCTTAGGATTTTTCAATGTAGGTGCTTACCAAGAGACATTAGGAATGAACCATAACCTCTTTTCCCATCCTAGTGAATGTAGCGTTGAGATAACTAAAGACGGCTTTATACTAAATAATATAGAAGATTCTATCAGTGTTATGGACATCCTTGACGACATGGGGTATAATGCCCGCGAATTATTAATCAAACTTAAAACGAATCTGTTACAAAGTAACTTTATAACAGAAGAAGAAAAAAATGATACACTTCAAAAATTAGAGATCTATATGTATCAAAACGGTTATCTTAGAACGACAAAATAA
- a CDS encoding pyridoxal phosphate-dependent aminotransferase has translation MLTKRINALSESITIAVSNLAQELKAQGKDILSFSAGEPDFDTPQVIKDTAIKAINDGFTKYTAVDGIPALKQAIIDKLQRENGLTYTPAQVIVNNGAKHSLFNLFSAIVEEGDEVIIPAPYWVTYPELVKYCGGTPIEIDTDDASGFKITPEQLKNAITPKTKMIVITSPSNPTGSVYTRDELTALGKVLEGTDIIVASDEMYEKLIYDGEFTSSAAVSEDMFKRTITINGLSKSVAMTGWRFGYMASHRTDIIKATKTLQSQSTSNINSITQKAAITGLDGSADKDIEMMRVEFKKRRDEAVQLFNAIDGLSVLKPDGAFYLFVNIKEISNDSLQFSKDLLEQTGVAVVPGVGFGSEGYFRFSFATDIDSIREGIKRIEGFVKGLK, from the coding sequence ATGCTTACTAAACGTATAAATGCCCTATCTGAGTCTATCACTATCGCTGTATCTAACCTGGCGCAAGAGCTAAAAGCGCAAGGAAAAGATATTCTTAGTTTTTCTGCCGGCGAACCGGATTTTGATACACCGCAAGTCATCAAAGACACTGCTATAAAAGCAATAAACGATGGTTTTACTAAATACACTGCTGTTGATGGAATACCTGCACTTAAACAAGCTATCATAGATAAGCTTCAAAGAGAAAACGGCCTGACATACACTCCGGCACAAGTTATCGTAAACAACGGTGCGAAGCACTCTTTATTCAACCTTTTCTCTGCTATCGTCGAAGAGGGAGATGAAGTTATCATTCCTGCTCCGTACTGGGTCACATATCCTGAACTTGTAAAGTACTGTGGCGGGACTCCTATAGAGATCGATACTGATGATGCTTCAGGTTTCAAAATAACTCCTGAGCAACTGAAAAACGCTATCACGCCTAAAACAAAGATGATCGTTATCACATCACCTTCAAATCCGACAGGTTCAGTTTATACAAGAGATGAACTGACAGCTCTTGGAAAAGTCTTAGAAGGTACTGATATCATCGTTGCAAGTGACGAGATGTACGAAAAACTGATCTATGACGGTGAGTTTACATCTTCTGCAGCGGTAAGCGAAGATATGTTTAAACGTACAATCACGATCAACGGTCTTAGTAAATCTGTTGCAATGACTGGATGGCGTTTTGGATATATGGCTTCACACCGTACGGATATCATCAAAGCGACTAAGACACTACAAAGTCAAAGTACGTCAAACATCAACTCTATCACGCAAAAAGCTGCTATAACTGGGCTTGACGGCAGTGCAGATAAAGATATAGAGATGATGAGAGTAGAGTTTAAAAAGCGTCGTGACGAAGCTGTACAGCTATTTAATGCGATCGATGGACTCTCTGTTTTAAAACCTGACGGTGCATTCTATCTTTTCGTAAATATCAAAGAGATAAGCAATGACTCTTTACAGTTCTCAAAAGATTTACTAGAGCAAACAGGTGTTGCTGTTGTTCCGGGTGTAGGTTTTGGTAGCGAAGGATATTTCAGATTTAGTTTTGCTACTGATATCGATAGTATCAGAGAAGGTATTAAACGTATCGAAGGCTTTGTAAAAGGTCTTAAATAA